In Rattus rattus isolate New Zealand chromosome 3, Rrattus_CSIRO_v1, whole genome shotgun sequence, one genomic interval encodes:
- the LOC116895244 gene encoding LOW QUALITY PROTEIN: uncharacterized protein LOC116895244 (The sequence of the model RefSeq protein was modified relative to this genomic sequence to represent the inferred CDS: deleted 1 base in 1 codon; substituted 1 base at 1 genomic stop codon), which yields MGQSLKTPLSLILDHCKDVQNRAHDQSVKVKKGKWQTLCPSEWPTFGAGYVVDGTFNKTIILQVKDQIFHKGPHGHPDEVPYIITXESLAFDPPPWVEPFVDLSWPPTPSAPLTSLSASSSLYPVLTEKESPKTSPPKHKPVLPTDSNSPLIDLLSEEPPPYPVPTGSAEEVEARPLATPDAGPQPETGFSPIAGRLRNKLEVVPDSTSQAFPLRQGTGGQTQYWPFSAADIYNWKQHNPPFSKDLVALTELIESVLLTHQPTWDDCQQLLQALLTSEEKQRVFLEARNHVLGDDGCPTQLPDAIDDEFPLTRPNWDFTTADGRGHLRLFRQLLPAGLRGAARRPTNLAQVKQVLQRADEPPSAFLERLKEAYRMYTPYDPDDPGQMTSVSMSLIWQAAPDIRAKLQRLENLQGYTLQDLLKEAERIFNKRETQEEKEDRVHTEKDEREKKRSRVESNFGCSSPESGKEGR from the exons GCAGTCTCTAAAAACACCTTTGAGTCTTATTCTCGACCATTGTAAGGATGTCCAAAACCGAGCCCATGATCAGTCGGTTAAAGTCAAGAAGGGAAAATGGCAGACCCTCTGCCCATCCGAGTGGCCCACTTTCGGAGCAGGATATGTGGTGGATGGTACTTTTAATAAGACCATTATTTTACAGGTTAAGGATCAGATCTTCCACAAGGGACCACATGGACATCCTGACGAGGTGCCCTATATTATCACCTGAGAGAGCCTTGCCTTTGACCCCCCTCCTTGGGTAGAACCCTTTGTAGACCTGAGTTGGCCCCCTACTCCCTCAGCCCCGCTCACTTCTCtttcagcctcctcctctctctatcctGTTCTAACTGAGAAGGAGTCTCCCAAGACCTCTCCACCCAAACATAAACCTGTCCTTCCGACAGATTCTAACTCTCCCCTTATAGATCTCCTATCTGAAGAACCCCCA CCATATCCTGTACCTACAGGCTCGGCTGAGGAGGTGGAAGCAAGACCGCTTGCCACTCCAGATGCCGGGCCACAGCCTGAGACGGGTTTTTCCCCTATTGCCGGGAGACTGCGCAACAAGCTCGAGGTAGTGCCGGATTCAACCTCTCAAGCCTTTCCACTTAGACAGGGAACTGGAGGGCAGACCCAGTATTGGCCCTTTTCAGCGGCCGACATTTATAACTGGAAGCAGCACAATCCCCCTTTTTCCAAGGACCTGGTGGCCCTTACTGAACTAATAGAGTCTGTTTTACTCACACATCAGCCCACTTGGGATGATTGTCAACAGCTCTTACAGGCTCTCTTGACttcagaagaaaaacagagagtgTTCCTGGAGGCCAGAAATCATGTCCTGGGGGACGATGGGTGCCCTACTCAGCTGCCTGATGCAATTGATGACGAGTTTCCACTCACGAGGCCAAACTGGGATTTCACTACTGCTGACGGTAGGGGACACCTACGCCTTTTTCGCCAGTTGCTCCCAGCGGGTCTCCGAGGGGCTGCACGGCGCCCTACCAATTTGGCACAGGTGAAACAGGTTTTACAGAGGGCTGATGAGCCCCCCTCAGCTTTTTTGGAAAGACTTAAGGAGGCCTATCGCATGTATACTCCCTATGATCCAGATGACCCAGGACAGATGACAAGTGTCTCTATGTCCTTAATCTGGCAGGCCGCACCAGATATTAGGGCTAAGCTACAGAGATTGGAGAATTTGCAGGGTTATACATTGCAGGACTTGCTTAAGGAAGCAGAAAGGATTTTTaacaagagagagacacaggaagagaaggaagatagagTACATACAgagaaggatgagagagagaagaaaaggagcagaGTTGAGTCGAATTTTGGCTGCAGTAGTCCAGagtcaggaaaggaagggagataa